The Candidatus Margulisiibacteriota bacterium region TCATCGCGCTGATCGAAACGCTGGTGCAAAAAGGCCATGCCTATGCGGTCAACGGCGATGTGTATTACGACGTAATTTCTTTTCCGCAGTACGGGAAATTATCCGGACGCAAATTTGAGGACAACGAGGCCGGCGCGCGGGTGGCGGTCGATGACGCGAAAAAAAACCCGCTGGACTTCGCGCTCTGGAAAGCCGCCAAACCCGGTGAACCGGCCTGGCCATCGCCGTGGGGCAATGGGCGTCCGGGCTGGCACATAGAGTGTTCGGTCATGTCGATGCAAAAACTGGGTCAGTCGTTTGACATCCACGGCGGCGGACAGGATCTGATCTTTCCGCATCATGAAAATGAAATCGCCCAGTCCGAAGGCGCGACCGGCCGGCCTTATGTAAAATACTGGCTGCACAATGGTTTCGTGAATATCAACGAGGAAAAAATGTCCAAATCGTTGGGCAATTTTTTTACGATCCGTGATATTTTGCAAAAATATGCGCCGGAAACGCTACGTTTTTTTGTTTTGAGCACGCATTACCGTTCGCCGATAAATTTTTCCGAAGAGCAGCTCATCGAAGCGCAAAAAGGCCTGGATCGGCTGTATCAGGCGGTATGGGAAAATACCCCCTCGGCGCCGAGTACAACGCCGCTCCCCCTTGTTAAGGGGGAGAAAGCTTCAGGCTCAGATTATGTCTCATTTGAGAAAGAATTTACGGATTATCTGGACGATGATTTTAATTCCGCTGGAGCGTTAGGCGCGCTTTTCAATCTGGCCACCGTCGCCAACCGCGACCACTCGCCGCAAGCCGCGGCTTTATTAAAAAAACTCGGCGGCATTTTAGGGTTACTGCAAGCCGAACCTCAACCAGCGGAAATACCGGCGGAAATCACCGCGCTGGCCGCCCAAAGAGCCGCGGCCAAGAAAAACAAAGACTTCGCCCTGGCCGACAAACTACGCGCGGAAATTTCGGCGCAAGGCTACACGATCAAAGATACGGCGCAGGGGTTTGTGCTGGATAAAAGGTAGATTTCTATTTACGAGAATCGTATTCCTTAAAATAAGTGTTATGTTTCATGGTAATTACGCAACAGCTGTTGCAGAATTTTCTCAGCAAAAGATTAGTTCTCAGTTACTAGAAATAATCGCTAGGGTTTCTTTAATAGACGGATTTGAATCATTCGCAAAAACAATTTTGTTGTTAGTATATTGTTCTTTGATCTGAGTTATAAACTCATCAGCCCAAGACGGAGTAAGCACATTAACCCCATTAAAATCAATAATAATCTCTTCTTGTGGCGTAAGTTTAGATAACAGATAAGCATTGGTAGACAGAAAAGCTTCTTTTCCAGCTGGTCTGGAAACCAAAATT contains the following coding sequences:
- the cysS gene encoding cysteine--tRNA ligase, with product MQVYNTLSRQKEEFAPLKPNEVNMYVCGVTVYDYCHLGHARAYIVFDMIRRYLLHKGYRVNYIQNFTDIDDKIIRKANESGSSPQEIAEKFIQEYFTDFDRLGILRATDYPKATEHIADIIALIETLVQKGHAYAVNGDVYYDVISFPQYGKLSGRKFEDNEAGARVAVDDAKKNPLDFALWKAAKPGEPAWPSPWGNGRPGWHIECSVMSMQKLGQSFDIHGGGQDLIFPHHENEIAQSEGATGRPYVKYWLHNGFVNINEEKMSKSLGNFFTIRDILQKYAPETLRFFVLSTHYRSPINFSEEQLIEAQKGLDRLYQAVWENTPSAPSTTPLPLVKGEKASGSDYVSFEKEFTDYLDDDFNSAGALGALFNLATVANRDHSPQAAALLKKLGGILGLLQAEPQPAEIPAEITALAAQRAAAKKNKDFALADKLRAEISAQGYTIKDTAQGFVLDKR
- a CDS encoding STAS-like domain-containing protein yields the protein MKIDVKNFGVILVSRPAGKEAFLSTNAYLLSKLTPQEEIIIDFNGVNVLTPSWADEFITQIKEQYTNNKIVFANDSNPSIKETLAIISSN